The following coding sequences lie in one Streptomyces sp. NBC_00510 genomic window:
- a CDS encoding isopenicillin N synthase family oxygenase, with amino-acid sequence MIPTIDLGPWLTGDAAGRARVAATVDEALCSAGFLLVTGHGVDPGLRAAIREAARGFFRLPAAVKEPYAVRVGGRGWLGQGAEANGYAEGTATPPDLKESWSFAAEEPTGDPAVDAEWFLPNLWPAEAPRLRPLVDAYVTHMRDLSDHLLELLAAALGGPGDLFTRHTRHPTWGFNINWYPGTDVVGPPEPGQFRIGPHTDFGTVTVLDRQRGKGGLQVHTGEDGWQDAPWEPDSFTVNIGDLMARWTGDRWRSGRHRVLPPPADAPAEELMSLVWFYECDPGTRVTPLPAPVGRHAYEPVDSHAYLRAKLDAIGLG; translated from the coding sequence ATGATCCCCACCATCGACCTCGGGCCCTGGCTCACCGGTGACGCCGCCGGCCGCGCCCGCGTCGCCGCCACCGTCGACGAGGCGCTGTGCTCGGCCGGCTTCCTGCTGGTCACCGGGCACGGCGTCGACCCGGGACTGCGCGCGGCGATCCGGGAGGCCGCCCGCGGCTTCTTCCGGCTGCCGGCCGCCGTCAAGGAGCCGTACGCGGTACGGGTCGGGGGCCGCGGCTGGCTGGGCCAGGGCGCGGAGGCCAACGGCTACGCGGAGGGCACGGCCACCCCGCCGGACCTGAAGGAGTCCTGGTCGTTCGCCGCCGAGGAGCCGACCGGTGACCCGGCGGTGGACGCCGAGTGGTTCCTGCCGAACCTCTGGCCGGCCGAGGCGCCGCGGCTGCGACCGCTGGTGGACGCGTACGTGACGCACATGCGCGATCTCTCCGACCACCTGCTGGAGCTGCTGGCCGCCGCCCTGGGCGGACCCGGGGACCTCTTCACCCGGCACACCCGCCACCCCACCTGGGGCTTCAACATCAACTGGTACCCGGGCACCGACGTGGTCGGACCGCCCGAGCCGGGCCAGTTCAGGATCGGCCCGCACACCGACTTCGGCACGGTCACCGTGCTCGACCGCCAGCGGGGCAAGGGCGGGCTCCAGGTGCACACCGGCGAGGACGGCTGGCAGGACGCCCCCTGGGAGCCGGACTCCTTCACCGTCAACATCGGCGACCTGATGGCCCGCTGGACCGGCGACCGCTGGCGTTCCGGGCGGCACCGCGTGCTGCCCCCGCCGGCCGACGCGCCGGCGGAGGAGCTGATGTCGCTGGTGTGGTTCTACGAGTGCGACCCCGGCACCCGCGTCACGCCGCTGCCCGCGCCCGTCGGCAGGCACGCGTAC
- a CDS encoding nucleoside deaminase yields MDDAQTMLATAVAEARAGLAEGGIPIGAALYGPDGRTVLGRGRNRRVQDGDPSMHGETAAFRAAGRQRTYRGTTMVTTLSPCWYCSGLVRQFGISRVVIGEARTFHGGHDWLAEHGVEIVLLDDPECVALMTEFVAARPELWNEDIGA; encoded by the coding sequence ACGATGCTGGCGACCGCCGTCGCCGAGGCCCGGGCGGGCCTCGCGGAGGGCGGGATCCCCATCGGGGCGGCCCTGTACGGCCCGGACGGCCGCACGGTGCTGGGCCGCGGCCGCAACCGCCGTGTGCAGGACGGCGATCCGTCGATGCACGGCGAGACGGCTGCCTTCCGCGCGGCCGGGCGGCAGCGCACCTACCGCGGGACGACGATGGTGACCACCCTGTCGCCGTGCTGGTACTGCAGCGGCCTGGTCCGGCAGTTCGGGATCTCCCGGGTCGTCATCGGCGAGGCCCGCACCTTCCACGGCGGCCACGACTGGCTGGCCGAGCACGGCGTGGAGATCGTCCTGCTGGACGACCCGGAGTGCGTGGCCCTGATGACGGAGTTCGTCGCGGCCCGCCCCGAGCTGTGGAACGAGGACATCGGCGCATGA